In one window of Helianthus annuus cultivar XRQ/B chromosome 17, HanXRQr2.0-SUNRISE, whole genome shotgun sequence DNA:
- the LOC110921113 gene encoding uncharacterized metal-dependent hydrolase YabD, translated as MIKLFDAHCHLQDPRIFNKAPKLIKTALENGIHHFAVNGVCENDWHLVKEMSDTYPCIIPSFGLHPWYITDRTPNWLTSLRELFDANPSAAVGEIGLDKGSHGKTIDFTDQVQTFLLQLQLAKELKRPASVHCVRAFGDLLDIMKSLGPFPEGVILHSYLGSAEMVPEFAKLGAYFSFSGFLMAMKETKAKKMLKAVPSDRILLETDAPDAVPKPNSSESIFLVEGDENNGDPKEMLNHPANIQFVLSYVASLLELSKEEVADVSYKNAVRLFSYEGSKLQQGSDSPKRDKNE; from the exons ATGATAAAACTCTTTGATGCTCATTGTCACCTACAAGACCCGAGAATCTTCAATAAGGCCCCGAAGCTCATCAAGACAGCTCTAGAAAACGGCATACATCATTTTGCGGTCAACGGGGTCTGCGAGAACGATTGGCACTTGGTGAAGGAGATGAGTGACACCTATCCTTGTATAATCCCGTCATTCGGGCTCCACCCATGGTACATCACAGACCGAACCCCCAACTGGCTGACATCTTTACGTGAACTCTTTGACGCAAACCCTTCGGCTGCAGTAGGAGAGATCGGTTTGGACAAAGGGTCACATGGAAAGACGATTGATTTCACCGATCAGGTTCAAACCTTCCTGTTGCAGCTTCAACTTGCTAAAGAACTGAAACGGCCCGCTTCTGTGCACTGTGTGCGTGCTTTTGGTGATCTTCTCGACATAATGAAATCTCTCGGGCCGTTTCCGGAAGGTGTAATCTTGCACTCGTACTTAGGTTCTGCAGAGATGGTTCCTGAGTTTGCTAAACTCGGAGCGTATTTTTCGTTCTCGGGGTTTCTTATGGCGATGAAAGAAACCAAGGCTAAGAAGATGCTGAAAGCTGTACCTTCTGATAGGATTTTACTGGAGACCGATGCACCAGATGCGGTACCGAAACCGAACAGTTCAGAGTCCATTTTTTTGGTGGAAGGAGATGAGAATAATGGAGACCCGAAGGAGATGCTTAATCATCCGGCTAATATCCAGTTTGTGCTTTCTTATGTTGCGTCTTTGCTTGAGCTCTCTAAAGAAGAAGTCGCAGATGTAAGCTACAAAAATGCAGTGCGCTTGTTTTCTTATGAAGGATCTAAACTACAACAAG GTAGTGATTCACCGAAAAGAGATAAAAACGAGTAA